One Flagellimonas sp. CMM7 genomic region harbors:
- a CDS encoding LytTR family DNA-binding domain-containing protein: MASSKSRIYWRILEPILLGSIANIAINFIFNPSRPDFILKEFLIAIVFSGMLTEINRFIDFRLERKLSWTNNLGKRFIYHLAFLTLSLIVVINVIGNVYTWLIGDGFYSFKELFIINVCVFVVALLLTFFKWSAYFYKNWINAEHSLTDSTKELNKLKSEFEKSSNQIELQKGNGLLQLNVEDINFVKSDLGIVWVYYEGSKAVFNGSLLTLMELLPKHLFFHANRNMIIRQEMILSISSSTYGKIDLKLKDIVDDNSLITISRLKAASFRKWRNSSLN, translated from the coding sequence ATGGCTTCTTCTAAAAGCAGAATCTATTGGAGAATACTAGAACCAATTTTATTAGGTTCTATAGCCAATATTGCAATCAATTTCATCTTCAATCCATCCCGTCCAGATTTTATTTTAAAAGAGTTTTTGATTGCTATTGTTTTTTCGGGAATGTTAACAGAAATTAATCGGTTTATTGATTTTAGATTAGAAAGAAAACTTAGTTGGACAAATAATTTAGGTAAACGTTTTATATATCATTTGGCCTTTTTGACTTTGTCATTGATAGTGGTAATTAATGTTATTGGCAATGTTTATACCTGGTTGATAGGGGATGGGTTTTACTCGTTCAAAGAATTATTCATAATTAATGTATGTGTTTTTGTAGTAGCTTTACTGCTTACTTTTTTTAAATGGTCTGCGTATTTTTATAAAAACTGGATCAATGCGGAACATAGTTTGACAGATTCCACTAAAGAGCTGAATAAATTAAAATCCGAGTTTGAAAAAAGCTCAAATCAAATAGAACTACAAAAAGGGAATGGTCTTTTGCAATTAAATGTGGAGGATATAAACTTTGTAAAAAGTGATTTGGGTATTGTCTGGGTATACTATGAAGGCAGTAAAGCAGTATTTAATGGGTCACTTCTTACTTTAATGGAATTGCTTCCAAAACATTTGTTTTTTCATGCCAATAGAAATATGATTATCCGGCAAGAAATGATTCTGTCGATTTCATCATCTACCTACGGAAAAATCGACTTAAAATTAAAGGATATAGTTGATGATAATTCTTTAATAACCATTAGCAGGCTTAAGGCAGCCTCTTTTCGCAAGTGGCGTAATAGCAGTTTAAATTAA
- a CDS encoding serine hydrolase translates to MKQLKLNLKAFVLLTSMAISSTLAQTQNGKLGKIQKIMDAATSNNLVGVSVYIKSPKFGKWIGTSGYSNLEEKIPLQENDIFGLASIGKTYTAVSVLKLVEEGKIGLDDKIQNYLPKEIIDGFATAKDVTIRNLLGHTSGLYNYNRNPELNELYLKGNLKLDTLSHIDALRKYAYGITEHTKPLGEYKYSSTNYLLLTMIMDTIVQNGHENFMREHIIKKYNLKDTYYKQTPPERLVGHYGDIDLNSSTENLSKQTIETTNWYSGDDGVYAPIEEAGLFLEKLVKGEILSEEILKEMMTWNDEKKPDYGLGLMADKSFPYKFLMGHSGRGIGMTTDLYYFPHKDMTIAIFCNSGLRSASKDYAKTYYQMRNKIIKKLFLF, encoded by the coding sequence ATGAAACAATTGAAGTTAAATTTAAAAGCCTTTGTATTGCTAACGAGCATGGCCATTTCATCTACCTTGGCACAAACCCAGAATGGAAAACTTGGAAAAATTCAAAAAATCATGGATGCTGCCACCAGCAACAATCTTGTTGGAGTTTCCGTATACATAAAAAGTCCAAAATTTGGAAAATGGATAGGTACTTCTGGTTACTCCAATTTAGAAGAGAAAATACCTTTACAGGAAAATGACATATTTGGATTGGCGAGTATTGGTAAAACCTATACGGCCGTATCCGTTTTAAAACTCGTGGAAGAAGGAAAAATCGGTTTGGACGATAAAATTCAAAACTACTTGCCCAAAGAGATAATAGATGGATTTGCCACTGCTAAAGATGTCACTATTAGAAACCTATTGGGACACACATCTGGATTATACAATTACAATAGAAATCCAGAACTAAACGAACTATACCTTAAAGGAAATTTAAAATTAGACACATTATCCCATATTGATGCATTAAGGAAATACGCCTATGGCATAACGGAACATACAAAACCGCTAGGGGAATACAAATACAGTAGTACAAACTACTTGCTACTGACCATGATTATGGATACGATTGTTCAAAACGGGCATGAAAATTTTATGAGAGAACATATCATAAAAAAATACAATTTAAAGGATACGTATTATAAACAAACACCTCCAGAGAGATTAGTTGGGCATTATGGTGATATTGATTTAAATAGTAGTACTGAAAATCTATCAAAGCAAACCATAGAAACCACAAATTGGTATAGTGGGGATGATGGTGTTTATGCTCCTATTGAGGAGGCGGGTCTTTTTCTTGAAAAATTAGTGAAAGGAGAAATTCTTAGTGAGGAAATTTTAAAGGAAATGATGACATGGAATGATGAAAAAAAACCTGACTATGGATTAGGGTTAATGGCGGACAAAAGTTTTCCGTATAAATTTCTGATGGGGCATTCCGGCAGAGGTATAGGCATGACAACGGACCTATATTATTTTCCCCATAAGGATATGACCATTGCTATATTTTGTAATTCGGGATTGCGTTCGGCTTCTAAGGATTACGCGAAAACTTATTATCAAATGCGTAACAAAATAATAAAAAAGCTATTCCTCTTTTAA
- a CDS encoding glycosyl hydrolase: MLLLVTLSLSMCFITVAQTKSTNGQIDKKLYQTLTYRNIGPYRGGRSTTVAGLADDIFTYYMGATGGGVWKTTDGGNTWNNISDGFFNTTGIGDITIAPSDPNIIYVGTGESPVRGVKTSHGDGLYKSIDAGKTWKHMGLAATRHISDVYVHPTNPDKVYVAAQGNPWGPNEERGVYLSEDGGVSWEKILYVNQDSGIVDMTVDANNPNFMMVASWDFHRKPWVVQSGGPASRIYKTTDAGKTWKEITKGLPELKGKMGISISPANPNIVYIAIDALGEKAGVYRSDDAGESFKQTTNDATTYARSWYYMHIIADPNDEDELWVMNSFAMKSIDGGKTFEGIMGSHVDHHDLWINPNNSDIMINANDGGGSVTYNGGKTWSTLMNQPTGQFYRAITDNQYPYRVYSGQQDNSTIAIDSRVVDDGIGEMHWDVMRAGESSTVALDPDNPRYVYSTYFASNFVEWDRDIDNTRMVRPYPERVTGEQPKNLKYRANWNGPVIVSPHNPNVIYYGSQYMMKSSDRGVTWDVISEDLTRNDKEHQGKGGKPISNEQITAESYNNLFNIEESPVKEGVIWVGSDDGLVHLTQDGGNSWTNVTPKGLKESIINVVEPSPHDAATAYIAVAGYKLNDFTPHIYKTNNYGKSWEKVVNGLPGDTFARSVREDPDRKGLLYAGTETGVFVSFNDGKLWLPLQNNLPEVPITDLRVKRQDLVVATQGRALWILDDLTPLHQITDEVAKTDYFLYKPRDVHAELSVAYSIDGGYGENPPQGAQIHYALNKEVSENTPMSIEIMDSTGQVIHAEFTDYPRVGCDTLVKPQLKRKLGAHRYQWNMKIGRFDCLKELYTTNRDLTAYNAAPGNYKVRFKVGEFSQTQDFEIKIDPRIANSIDNVAAAYVERDKISKSIYNGATEMAKGVRDLHKIKQQLDFILGVSKDQNIKEKGAALNQNIDIWISKILQKEMRTYQSNYMFEARLLIKFKDFLNRIGKGNLPMTPGVREVTKDYLQQWNTLNGQLQNIKNQEVSSYNLLLKQAGLPELYWPN; this comes from the coding sequence ATGCTTTTACTAGTTACACTTAGTCTTAGCATGTGTTTTATCACTGTTGCACAAACCAAATCTACTAACGGTCAAATAGATAAAAAGCTGTATCAAACCTTGACATATCGTAATATTGGTCCGTATAGAGGAGGAAGGTCCACAACCGTAGCTGGTTTGGCTGATGATATTTTCACCTATTATATGGGTGCTACGGGTGGTGGTGTATGGAAAACTACTGATGGCGGAAATACATGGAACAATATTTCGGATGGGTTTTTTAATACTACGGGTATTGGCGATATTACCATAGCGCCTTCAGACCCCAATATCATATATGTGGGTACAGGAGAATCACCGGTTCGTGGAGTTAAAACTTCTCATGGAGATGGACTTTATAAATCTATTGATGCTGGCAAAACCTGGAAACATATGGGCCTGGCCGCTACTCGCCATATTAGTGATGTTTATGTACATCCTACAAACCCAGATAAAGTATATGTAGCCGCACAAGGGAACCCTTGGGGGCCAAATGAAGAACGTGGAGTGTACCTATCAGAAGATGGAGGGGTAAGTTGGGAGAAGATTTTATATGTGAACCAAGATTCGGGGATTGTTGACATGACTGTAGATGCCAATAATCCTAATTTTATGATGGTTGCTTCCTGGGATTTTCATCGTAAACCATGGGTAGTACAAAGTGGTGGACCAGCTAGTCGAATTTATAAAACGACGGATGCGGGTAAAACTTGGAAAGAGATTACCAAAGGTCTACCTGAACTAAAGGGTAAGATGGGAATTTCTATTTCCCCTGCCAATCCTAATATTGTTTACATAGCTATTGATGCCTTGGGGGAAAAGGCAGGGGTATACCGCTCAGATGACGCAGGAGAGAGCTTTAAACAAACGACCAATGACGCAACAACCTATGCCAGGTCTTGGTATTACATGCATATTATTGCAGACCCCAATGATGAAGATGAATTATGGGTCATGAACAGTTTTGCAATGAAATCTATTGATGGCGGTAAAACCTTTGAAGGTATTATGGGAAGCCATGTAGATCATCACGATTTATGGATCAATCCCAATAATAGTGATATCATGATCAATGCCAATGATGGAGGAGGTTCAGTAACCTACAACGGCGGAAAAACCTGGTCTACATTGATGAATCAGCCCACAGGGCAGTTTTATAGGGCAATTACGGATAATCAATACCCTTATAGGGTTTATTCTGGACAACAGGATAACAGTACCATAGCGATTGATAGTAGGGTGGTTGATGATGGTATTGGGGAAATGCATTGGGATGTAATGCGTGCGGGAGAATCTTCTACAGTAGCCTTAGATCCGGATAATCCTAGATATGTGTATTCCACTTATTTTGCAAGCAACTTTGTAGAATGGGATCGGGATATTGATAATACGCGTATGGTGCGGCCTTATCCAGAACGGGTAACTGGTGAACAACCTAAAAACTTAAAGTATCGTGCCAATTGGAATGGTCCGGTAATTGTTTCTCCCCATAATCCAAATGTGATTTATTATGGATCTCAATACATGATGAAGTCTTCTGACAGAGGAGTGACTTGGGATGTTATCAGCGAAGACCTTACTCGTAATGACAAGGAGCACCAAGGTAAAGGTGGTAAACCAATCAGCAACGAGCAGATTACTGCTGAGAGTTACAATAACTTATTCAATATAGAGGAGTCACCCGTTAAAGAAGGTGTTATTTGGGTAGGGTCTGATGATGGCTTGGTCCACTTGACACAAGATGGCGGCAACAGTTGGACCAATGTTACTCCAAAGGGGCTCAAAGAAAGTATTATCAATGTGGTAGAACCTTCACCTCACGATGCAGCAACAGCTTACATAGCGGTGGCTGGGTATAAACTAAATGACTTTACCCCTCATATTTATAAAACAAATAACTATGGTAAATCTTGGGAGAAAGTTGTAAACGGCTTGCCTGGTGATACATTTGCCAGAAGTGTTAGAGAAGATCCAGACCGTAAAGGATTGCTTTATGCCGGTACCGAAACAGGCGTATTTGTTTCTTTTAATGATGGAAAACTATGGCTGCCCTTGCAGAACAATTTACCAGAAGTTCCCATTACGGATTTACGGGTAAAACGCCAAGATTTGGTAGTTGCCACTCAAGGACGAGCACTTTGGATTTTGGATGACCTTACTCCATTGCATCAGATAACAGATGAAGTTGCCAAAACGGATTATTTTCTTTACAAACCCCGTGATGTTCATGCAGAGCTTTCTGTGGCCTATAGTATTGATGGAGGTTATGGGGAAAATCCACCTCAAGGGGCTCAGATTCATTACGCCTTAAATAAGGAGGTTTCCGAAAACACCCCAATGTCCATAGAAATTATGGATAGTACAGGACAGGTAATCCATGCAGAGTTTACAGATTACCCAAGGGTTGGTTGTGATACGCTGGTAAAACCTCAGTTAAAAAGAAAGCTGGGGGCGCATAGATATCAATGGAATATGAAAATAGGCCGATTTGACTGTCTGAAAGAACTGTATACAACCAATCGTGATTTAACGGCATATAATGCAGCACCTGGAAACTATAAAGTCCGCTTTAAGGTAGGAGAGTTTAGTCAAACCCAAGATTTTGAGATTAAAATTGATCCTCGCATTGCGAACAGTATAGATAATGTTGCTGCTGCCTATGTTGAGCGAGACAAAATATCAAAGTCTATTTACAATGGTGCTACTGAAATGGCAAAAGGTGTGCGCGACCTTCACAAGATTAAACAACAATTGGATTTTATACTGGGAGTTTCCAAAGATCAAAATATAAAAGAAAAAGGAGCTGCACTTAATCAGAACATAGATATTTGGATATCTAAGATTCTTCAAAAAGAAATGCGTACATACCAAAGCAATTATATGTTTGAGGCCCGTCTTTTAATAAAGTTCAAAGATTTCCTTAATAGAATAGGAAAAGGAAACTTACCTATGACGCCGGGAGTGCGAGAGGTGACCAAAGATTATCTGCAACAATGGAATACATTAAATGGTCAATTGCAAAATATTAAAAATCAAGAAGTTAGTAGCTATAACCTATTACTAAAGCAAGCTGGTTTGCCTGAGTTGTATTGGCCAAATTAA
- a CDS encoding amidohydrolase family protein, which yields MKVIITLVLLTLALSLNAQNIYIKNVKLFDGSNNKITFGSAVKIKGKTIEWIGEQLNQDPSGYEVINGLGYFLMPGMIDAHTHISDFKAAERALMSGVTTVRSASTKFYQDVTLGNLAKKGVIPGPDFVSAGVYVTPNLGETILSDVRLSNLSKGVYSEEALRQLVRINAERGVGVIKTRGTERAGLPETDPRQQTYTKEQLSIVVDEAAKHNLKVMVHAHGDEGGRAAAEAGVVSIEHGTFLSRETLELMKKKGIFLVPTFITIEDLKVPGGEYSNPTLELRGRFMLVEAERTIKDALNIGVKMATGADNDYSAESTTRVSLEAEHFVRLGMTNFQALEAATKNGAELLGLTNQIGTLESGKEADMILLPSNPLEDIVALQDVLLVISNGKVALKRIPFALKSDE from the coding sequence ATGAAAGTAATCATAACCCTTGTATTATTGACTTTAGCATTAAGCCTTAATGCCCAAAACATCTACATTAAAAATGTGAAGTTGTTTGATGGTAGTAACAACAAAATCACATTTGGATCTGCGGTCAAAATAAAAGGGAAAACAATAGAATGGATAGGGGAACAATTGAATCAGGACCCATCTGGATATGAAGTAATTAACGGCCTAGGTTACTTCCTTATGCCAGGGATGATAGATGCGCACACACATATAAGTGATTTTAAGGCTGCGGAACGGGCCTTAATGTCTGGCGTTACTACCGTGCGGTCTGCTAGCACAAAATTCTATCAAGATGTAACCCTTGGCAATCTGGCCAAAAAGGGAGTTATACCAGGTCCTGACTTTGTAAGTGCAGGAGTGTATGTTACCCCTAATTTAGGAGAAACTATATTATCAGATGTTAGATTGAGTAATCTTAGCAAAGGCGTTTATTCTGAAGAAGCCCTTCGCCAACTGGTAAGAATCAATGCCGAACGAGGAGTGGGCGTTATTAAAACTAGGGGTACTGAACGGGCGGGACTGCCAGAAACTGACCCAAGACAACAAACCTATACCAAAGAACAACTAAGCATAGTAGTTGATGAAGCAGCCAAACATAATTTAAAGGTGATGGTGCATGCCCATGGCGATGAAGGAGGTCGTGCAGCTGCTGAGGCCGGGGTAGTAAGCATTGAACATGGAACTTTTCTAAGTAGAGAAACCCTTGAGCTAATGAAGAAAAAAGGAATCTTTTTGGTCCCCACTTTTATAACCATTGAAGACTTAAAAGTTCCAGGAGGCGAATACAGTAACCCAACACTTGAACTGCGTGGAAGGTTTATGCTTGTTGAGGCAGAAAGAACGATCAAGGATGCGTTGAATATTGGAGTGAAAATGGCAACTGGTGCCGATAATGATTATAGTGCAGAAAGCACCACACGAGTTTCTTTAGAAGCAGAACATTTTGTTAGGTTGGGAATGACAAATTTTCAAGCATTAGAGGCCGCCACAAAAAATGGGGCGGAACTTCTAGGGCTTACCAACCAGATTGGAACATTGGAATCTGGTAAGGAAGCAGATATGATTCTACTACCTAGCAACCCTTTAGAGGATATTGTGGCGCTCCAAGATGTTTTATTGGTAATAAGTAACGGAAAGGTGGCTTTGAAACGAATTCCTTTTGCCCTTAAAAGCGATGAGTAA
- a CDS encoding MBL fold metallo-hydrolase, giving the protein MKTIKKYLKRMLVIILSLIGFLVIAYLLFVNFYPSFGGDVSKEQQKEYAKSLNYNGKKFVNKNDVPKDLSFGETVNLAYKFFTTKVPSGSPDNDIKVEKLDSVNVADFKNDTRLVWYGHSAFLVQVEGKNVLIDPMFGTVAAPHPLLGGNRFNKEMPLEIEKLPNIDVVLISHDHYDHLDYESITKLKDKVDMFYTPLGVGVHLKEWGVESNRIVELDWWQEANYKDLLFACTPAQHFSGRKFGSEQSTLWSSWVLTSTNDKLFFSGDSGYGSHFKEIGDKYGPFDFAMMECGQYNAMWPDIHMFPEETAQAGVDVKAKVIMPIHWGGFKLALHSWIDPIERVVKKGAELNIPIATPKIGEVINPKDSLQVYDVWWK; this is encoded by the coding sequence TTGAAAACAATTAAAAAATACCTAAAACGAATGTTGGTAATTATACTTTCCTTGATTGGATTCTTAGTAATTGCATATCTACTTTTTGTGAATTTCTATCCAAGTTTTGGTGGAGATGTATCCAAAGAGCAACAAAAGGAATATGCCAAATCATTGAATTATAATGGAAAGAAATTTGTAAACAAAAATGACGTTCCAAAAGATTTAAGCTTTGGGGAAACGGTAAACCTTGCCTACAAATTCTTTACGACAAAAGTTCCTAGTGGCAGCCCGGACAACGATATAAAGGTTGAAAAATTGGATTCCGTAAATGTGGCCGATTTTAAAAATGATACCCGGCTCGTTTGGTATGGACATTCTGCTTTTTTAGTGCAAGTTGAGGGTAAAAATGTTTTGATAGACCCCATGTTTGGAACTGTTGCTGCACCACATCCATTATTGGGCGGAAATCGCTTCAATAAAGAAATGCCTCTGGAAATTGAGAAGCTACCGAATATAGATGTAGTGCTTATCTCACATGACCATTATGACCATTTAGACTATGAATCCATTACCAAGTTAAAAGACAAGGTGGATATGTTTTATACCCCGCTGGGAGTGGGTGTACATTTAAAAGAATGGGGGGTTGAAAGCAATCGTATAGTTGAGCTTGATTGGTGGCAAGAAGCAAATTATAAAGACTTGTTATTTGCCTGCACACCGGCACAACATTTTTCTGGGCGTAAATTTGGAAGTGAACAGAGTACTTTATGGAGCTCCTGGGTACTTACATCTACAAATGACAAGCTCTTTTTTAGTGGAGACAGTGGTTACGGAAGCCATTTTAAGGAAATAGGTGACAAATATGGCCCATTTGATTTTGCTATGATGGAATGCGGCCAATACAACGCTATGTGGCCAGATATACATATGTTTCCGGAAGAAACCGCTCAGGCAGGTGTAGACGTGAAAGCAAAAGTTATTATGCCTATTCACTGGGGTGGATTTAAATTGGCACTACATAGTTGGATAGATCCAATAGAACGCGTTGTAAAAAAAGGAGCTGAATTAAATATTCCTATCGCAACTCCAAAAATAGGGGAGGTAATCAACCCAAAAGATTCTTTGCAGGTTTATGATGTTTGGTGGAAGTAA